A single bacterium DNA region contains:
- a CDS encoding type III polyketide synthase: protein MGPRGRARSRSARGERGARLARFSRTALATKVSAPDSSPATLVPRCRLGLATAAPGSLGYPVARDGTRTRKAAHDPSQRRARGGSPLSLAILGFGTAVPGQPVPQRRAAEVAQRLFPSNRERERMLTMLYRWTRVASRHSVLDDGPEDQPGSHQGFFPAWRGEGDRGPTTAERMQRYEEQATPLATRASRSALDDAGMRPSAVTHLVTVSCTGLSAPGVDVALIRQLGLPADVERSHIGFMGCHGALNGLRVARSFVEADPDALVLLCAVELCTLHAHYGWDPEQIVANAIFSDGAAAVVGAAVGNGHSEAWQVTANGSRIMSDSEDAMTWRVRDHGFEMTLSARVPNLIHDHVRPWLEQWLARNGLSIPGVESWAIHPGGPRILDAVGRAAGLERDALAASYEILQRYGNMSSPTVLFLLEKLRRAEAKLPLVALGFGPGLAIEAAIIR, encoded by the coding sequence ATGGGCCCTCGAGGCCGCGCGCGAAGTCGCTCCGCTCGCGGCGAGCGGGGCGCGCGACTGGCACGATTCTCTCGAACGGCATTGGCGACGAAGGTATCAGCGCCGGATAGCTCGCCGGCAACACTGGTGCCGAGGTGTCGCCTGGGCCTTGCGACAGCCGCTCCTGGTTCTCTCGGCTACCCGGTTGCTCGGGACGGCACCCGGACTCGCAAAGCCGCTCATGACCCATCTCAACGCCGCGCCAGGGGAGGAAGCCCCTTGAGCCTCGCAATCCTCGGCTTCGGCACCGCGGTCCCGGGTCAACCGGTGCCGCAGCGGCGGGCCGCGGAGGTCGCCCAGCGCCTGTTCCCGAGCAACCGCGAACGCGAGCGAATGCTCACGATGCTCTACCGGTGGACCCGAGTCGCGTCTCGTCACAGCGTCCTCGACGACGGACCCGAAGACCAACCCGGCAGCCACCAGGGCTTCTTCCCCGCCTGGCGCGGGGAGGGCGACCGCGGTCCCACGACCGCCGAGCGCATGCAGCGCTACGAGGAGCAGGCCACTCCGCTCGCGACGCGGGCTTCACGGTCGGCCCTCGACGACGCGGGGATGCGTCCGAGCGCCGTCACTCACCTGGTCACGGTCTCGTGCACCGGCTTGAGCGCACCGGGAGTCGACGTGGCGCTGATCAGACAGCTCGGACTCCCAGCGGACGTAGAACGCTCGCACATCGGCTTCATGGGATGCCATGGGGCGCTCAACGGACTGCGAGTCGCGCGGTCCTTCGTCGAAGCCGACCCGGATGCGCTTGTGCTGCTCTGCGCCGTCGAGCTCTGCACCCTTCACGCCCACTACGGCTGGGATCCGGAGCAGATCGTCGCCAACGCCATCTTTTCGGACGGCGCGGCCGCCGTGGTCGGAGCAGCGGTCGGCAACGGCCACTCCGAAGCCTGGCAGGTGACCGCCAACGGATCGCGAATTATGAGCGACAGTGAAGACGCCATGACCTGGCGCGTGCGGGACCACGGTTTCGAGATGACGCTGTCGGCACGGGTACCGAATCTGATCCACGACCATGTCCGGCCCTGGCTCGAACAATGGCTGGCCCGCAATGGCCTTTCGATACCGGGCGTGGAGTCCTGGGCGATCCACCCGGGCGGTCCGCGGATCCTCGACGCCGTCGGGCGAGCAGCCGGCCTCGAGCGCGACGCCCTCGCGGCCTCATACGAGATCCTCCAGCGTTACGGCAACATGTCCTCGC